Proteins encoded within one genomic window of Streptomyces sp. NBC_01314:
- a CDS encoding MFS transporter, with product MSTITDTPHQAGPREWLGLAVLALPTLLLSIDVSVLHLAVPHISEGLDPSASQMLWIIDIYGFLIAGFLVTMGTLGDRVGRRKLLLIGAAAFGVASVAAAYADSPAALIAARAALGITGATLMPSTLALISNMFRDARQRGVAIAVWVTMFSVGIALGPVVGGAMLEYFWWGSVFLLGVPVMALLLVAGPLLLPEYRDEQAGRVDLVSVALSLAAILPVIYGLKEIANDGVSALPLLALVAGLVVSAVFVRRQRTLESPLLDFRLFGNPAFRTSLVTLLLSMLVAGGTYLFVTQYLQLVGGLSPMKAGLYLLPAAFALIVTAVVSPIAASRFRPAYVVAVGLFVSALGHVMLALADSTSGIAQVVTGFAFVYAGGGPLIALGTDIVVGSAPPEQAGSAAAISETSTELGMALGVAILGSVGTAVYRSGVDVPAQVPDGAGDTLAGALEAAKGLSSDVAAAFADSGRAAFTDGMNVIGVIGALVALGTAVLVAVVIKFPPTGAAEEPAGESAEGPAAPARQTAS from the coding sequence TTGAGCACCATCACCGATACCCCCCACCAGGCCGGACCACGGGAGTGGCTGGGCCTGGCCGTGCTGGCGCTTCCCACGCTGCTGCTGTCGATCGACGTGAGCGTGCTGCACCTGGCGGTTCCGCACATCAGTGAGGGCCTGGACCCCTCGGCCTCCCAGATGTTGTGGATCATCGACATCTACGGCTTCCTGATCGCCGGCTTCCTGGTGACCATGGGCACGCTGGGCGACCGCGTCGGCCGCCGGAAGCTGCTGCTGATCGGCGCCGCCGCCTTCGGTGTCGCCTCGGTGGCCGCCGCCTACGCCGACAGCCCGGCCGCGCTGATCGCGGCGCGCGCGGCTCTCGGCATCACCGGCGCCACCCTGATGCCCTCCACGCTGGCACTGATCAGCAACATGTTCCGCGACGCACGGCAGCGAGGGGTGGCCATCGCCGTCTGGGTCACCATGTTCTCCGTCGGCATCGCACTCGGCCCGGTGGTCGGGGGTGCCATGCTGGAGTACTTCTGGTGGGGGTCGGTCTTCCTGCTCGGCGTGCCCGTCATGGCGCTGCTGCTGGTGGCGGGCCCCTTACTGCTGCCGGAGTACCGCGACGAGCAGGCCGGCCGGGTCGACCTGGTCAGCGTGGCGCTGTCCCTGGCGGCGATCCTGCCGGTGATCTACGGCCTGAAGGAGATCGCCAACGACGGGGTGTCCGCGCTGCCGCTGCTGGCCCTCGTCGCGGGCCTGGTCGTGAGTGCCGTGTTCGTCCGCCGGCAGCGCACCCTGGAGAGTCCGCTGCTGGACTTCCGCCTGTTCGGCAATCCCGCCTTCCGTACGTCCCTGGTGACGCTGCTGCTGAGCATGCTGGTCGCGGGCGGCACCTATCTGTTCGTGACGCAGTATCTGCAGCTGGTGGGCGGGCTGTCGCCGATGAAGGCCGGCCTCTACCTGCTGCCCGCCGCCTTCGCGTTGATCGTGACGGCCGTCGTGTCCCCGATCGCCGCGAGCAGGTTCCGGCCCGCGTACGTCGTCGCCGTCGGCCTGTTCGTGTCGGCGCTGGGCCACGTCATGCTGGCCCTCGCGGACAGCACCTCCGGGATCGCACAGGTCGTGACCGGCTTCGCCTTCGTGTACGCCGGCGGCGGCCCGCTCATCGCGCTGGGCACCGACATCGTGGTCGGATCGGCGCCGCCCGAGCAGGCCGGGTCCGCCGCGGCCATCTCGGAGACGAGCACCGAGCTGGGCATGGCGCTCGGCGTGGCGATCCTCGGCAGTGTCGGTACCGCTGTGTACCGCAGCGGCGTGGACGTTCCCGCCCAGGTCCCGGACGGTGCGGGTGACACGCTCGCCGGGGCGCTGGAGGCGGCGAAGGGCCTGTCGTCGGACGTGGCCGCGGCGTTCGCCGACTCGGGCCGGGCCGCCTTCACCGACGGCATGAACGTCATCGGAGTCATCGGGGCGCTGGTGGCGCTCGGGACGGCCGTGCTCGTGGCGGTCGTCATCAAGTTCCCTCCCACGGGAGCGGCCGAGGAGCCGGCCGGGGAGTCCGCCGAGGGCCCTGCCGCGCCCGCGCGGCAGACCGCCTCCTGA
- a CDS encoding VOC family protein, translating to MTSSVMTGFYPVICTPLLRESVKFYTGLLGFETTFENDWYVSLRRHEPPYYELALVDATHETIPPAFRRPAQGVLLNFEVTDVDAEYARLVDDLGLKPELPLRSEDFGQRHFIVAAPDGVLIDVITPIAPTDEYAAAYTDRPGA from the coding sequence ATGACGTCCTCCGTCATGACCGGCTTCTACCCGGTGATCTGCACCCCGCTGCTCCGGGAGTCCGTGAAGTTCTACACCGGTCTGCTCGGATTCGAGACGACCTTCGAGAACGACTGGTACGTCAGCCTCCGGCGGCACGAGCCGCCGTACTACGAACTCGCCCTGGTCGACGCCACCCACGAAACGATCCCCCCGGCGTTCCGCCGCCCCGCCCAGGGCGTCCTGCTCAACTTCGAGGTGACCGACGTCGACGCCGAGTACGCCCGGCTCGTGGACGACCTCGGCCTGAAACCCGAACTGCCGCTGCGCAGTGAGGACTTCGGGCAGCGGCACTTCATCGTCGCCGCCCCCGACGGCGTACTCATCGACGTCATCACGCCCATCGCGCCCACCGACGAGTACGCCGCCGCCTACACGGATCGCCCCGGCGCCTGA
- a CDS encoding 4'-phosphopantetheinyl transferase superfamily protein, giving the protein MTVEGPREPEHPQVWAVRLPPPWDEALSLALLDPAERRKARSFRREPDRSRYLAAHTALRLLLAAHLECHPIDVLYGREQCARCGGPHGRPVLLDREAGLRFSLSHSPGLSLVAIARVPLGVDAERVPGRRTVESCLERLHPEERRELLAVPEEERSLRFCRLWARKEAYLKALGTGFARGLERDWLGDRAGPGTPARPTGWTVRNLSCGPQNTTHAAALAVPSGTPVPAAPRRLNWSAFQGDLHGRTVNCAGGNHVDIPMVCH; this is encoded by the coding sequence ATGACGGTGGAGGGACCGAGGGAACCGGAGCATCCGCAGGTCTGGGCCGTGCGGCTTCCTCCACCGTGGGACGAGGCGCTCAGCCTTGCCCTGCTGGACCCGGCAGAGCGGCGCAAGGCCCGCTCCTTCCGTCGGGAACCGGACCGTTCCCGCTACCTCGCGGCGCACACGGCACTCCGTCTGCTGCTGGCCGCGCATCTCGAATGCCACCCCATCGACGTCCTGTACGGACGTGAGCAGTGCGCGCGCTGCGGCGGCCCGCACGGCCGACCCGTACTCCTCGATCGCGAGGCGGGCCTGCGTTTCTCGCTCTCCCATTCCCCGGGCCTGTCCCTCGTCGCGATCGCCCGCGTGCCCCTGGGGGTGGACGCCGAGCGGGTACCCGGCCGCAGGACCGTCGAGTCGTGCCTGGAGCGCCTGCATCCGGAGGAGCGGCGCGAGCTGCTGGCGGTCCCCGAGGAGGAGCGGTCCTTGCGGTTCTGCCGGCTCTGGGCGCGCAAGGAGGCCTATCTGAAGGCTCTCGGGACCGGGTTCGCACGCGGACTGGAGCGGGACTGGCTGGGGGACCGCGCGGGGCCCGGGACGCCCGCGCGCCCGACGGGCTGGACCGTCCGGAACCTGTCCTGCGGCCCGCAGAACACCACCCATGCCGCGGCCCTGGCCGTCCCGTCGGGCACCCCCGTGCCCGCCGCGCCACGCCGACTGAACTGGTCCGCTTTCCAGGGCGACTTGCACGGACGAACGGTGAACTGCGCCGGTGGCAACCATGTTGACATACCGATGGTATGTCACTAA
- a CDS encoding VOC family protein, with translation MLTSLCPVICTSRLEESREFYTKLFGYKVTHQADWYVGLGRPGLTPCELALLDHTHTALPEAQRRPVRVIRFTLEVEGGERELERIAACGESAAGRSLDTGGSTGNDLVVTDPNGVQIRVVTPK, from the coding sequence ATGCTGACCAGCCTCTGTCCGGTGATCTGCACCTCACGCCTCGAGGAGTCCCGCGAGTTCTACACCAAGCTGTTCGGTTACAAGGTCACTCACCAGGCGGATTGGTACGTCGGTCTCGGCCGGCCCGGGCTGACGCCCTGCGAACTCGCCCTTCTCGACCACACGCACACGGCCCTCCCGGAAGCACAGCGCCGGCCGGTACGCGTGATCCGCTTCACCCTCGAAGTGGAGGGCGGGGAACGGGAGCTGGAACGCATTGCCGCCTGCGGCGAATCCGCCGCAGGGCGATCCCTCGACACCGGAGGTTCCACAGGGAACGACTTGGTCGTCACCGATCCGAACGGAGTACAGATCCGCGTCGTCACACCGAAATGA
- a CDS encoding TetR/AcrR family transcriptional regulator, with the protein MTQGVRAQQRERTRQALVRESRRLFSTLGYAAVGLSEIVRAAGVTKGALYHHFASKAELFRAVLEQVQQEVADRIAETADAREGTWDQLVSGCQAFLTVSTDPVIQRIMLVDGPAVLGWSEWRAMNETTSGQHLAQVLEELIGKGTIVAQPVEPLTHLLSGAMNEAALWLAASTNPRDLDDTQTALVAMLDALRVE; encoded by the coding sequence ATGACTCAAGGGGTTCGGGCTCAGCAGCGGGAGCGGACTCGGCAGGCGTTGGTGCGGGAGAGCAGACGGTTGTTCTCCACACTGGGGTACGCGGCCGTGGGGCTGTCGGAGATCGTACGGGCGGCAGGGGTCACCAAGGGGGCGCTGTACCACCACTTCGCCAGCAAGGCCGAGTTGTTCCGGGCCGTGCTGGAGCAGGTGCAGCAGGAGGTGGCCGACCGGATCGCCGAGACGGCGGACGCCCGGGAGGGCACGTGGGACCAACTCGTCTCCGGATGCCAGGCGTTCCTCACCGTGTCCACGGATCCGGTGATCCAGCGCATCATGCTGGTCGACGGTCCCGCGGTCCTCGGGTGGAGCGAGTGGCGGGCCATGAACGAGACGACCTCGGGGCAGCATCTGGCGCAGGTGCTCGAGGAGTTGATCGGCAAGGGGACGATCGTCGCGCAGCCGGTCGAGCCGCTCACCCATCTGCTGTCGGGCGCGATGAACGAGGCGGCGCTGTGGCTGGCAGCTTCGACGAACCCCCGCGATCTGGACGACACCCAGACCGCGCTGGTGGCGATGCTGGACGCCCTTCGGGTCGAGTGA